The region tataatttttaaagtttGTCCTTGCAATTTTCTGGTTGAAACGTCTGATCTTCTCACACAAGTGCTATAGTACATAGCCTGTAATCCATGTACACGATGCATTAATGTAGACATTTGATCAAAttatgtattaaaaaaattaaattctgaTAAACGCCCAAAACTTGGCTCatcttcttctattttctttactCGGGTATGAACTTTCTTTTTGTCTCTAGTATGACTTGTGATAACCTTAAAAGTAAATATTACTTTCTTTTTGGATAAAAAACGGTAGTTTTGTCttatttataacacataaaatttgaaggttatgtgattttttcttttaataaaaacaaatgGTTAACACTCTTAACAAATAGTTGGGTGACATCTTTGGGTGATATAGGATACTACGTGATCACATAATTTATTTTCTAGTAGTATAGACTTTTTGTATAGCATAATGTATTGTTAAAGCGCGTCTAAAAAGAACAAAAGGCTACACATAATCTTTCAATCAATTGTACGAAGGAGATGACAGAGGgatatcttgtatatatatttgtatgtatgtatatatatatatatatatatatatatatatatatatatatatatataaacttttgtatatatattgtattgttAAAGCGCGTCTAAAAAGAACAAAAGatatatttgtatgtatatatatatatatatatatatatatatatatatatatatatatatatatatatatagactttTGTATAGCATATTGTATTGTTAAAGCGCGTCTAAAAAGAACAAAAGACTACACATAATCTTTCAATCAATTGTACGAAGGAGATGACAGAGGGATATCGtttgtgtgtctatatatatatatatatatatatatttgaagttatAAATGCTCATGATGTTAATCCGATCATATCGATATCCTAATTAAACCATGCTACTATCATGAATAATTACCATATTACTATATTTTTGTCAATAATGAAATGAAACCAAAGACAACAAGTAGACTAATCCCGAAGAAATTCAAACTCAATTAAACTTTAATCATCTCCAAAGTATAACAATTTTGAATGTAGTAGAACATATCTCACTTCAATTCAAATTATAGCACTAAATTTAAAAGTAAGTTAACTTACAATTGTTTTCTCCAAAAGTGGATATCGCTGGAAAAATAGCCTGAAAATTAGATAGCTAGACCGGATCATAGCAGGCCAAAAATTTGACGATCaagtaaaacaggaaaaaaaggtgaaaatttTACAGAGAAAAGAAGATAGATAATTTAGTGGAATAATAGTAAGAGGCCAAAGCAACTATTGACAAAGTGTAAGTTAAAGAAATGACTCTTCAAATCATACGCGAAACATTGCATCTATTCTTATTGCTGGTATGGTTTTTTAATAGGCTTCTTATTTTTGTAGTAGGATATTTAAGTAAATGAAGGGTAATTTTGTAATTTGACTTTCAAGTTCAggagttcatgcttttaatagaATATAGATATATACTACAAGttgaaacttttttatttttttatttttatgtttacttctttatattttgaatttcctAATTAAAATTTCTGATTTCACCACTGGTTCGTCTGTGATAGGTTGATCATTAAGGAAGAGAAAGTAAAACACTATGAGTATCTCGAGGCTCATCGGTCCGATGGACGGCTGACGCTTCGTCTCATCCCGCTTAACAATGAAGTTTTGAGAACACacgatgatgacgatgatgatgatgatgatgatagtgaAAATGAGCTTGTGGAAGATGAAAAGGAGGTTAATATTCATGAttgggaagaaaaagaaaaagaaaaagaagaagaagaacttaGTGACGTAAATAAAAGTGATGAAGATAGTTTTCAACAAAGGAATGGAGAATTAAAGGGTGAAAATGAATTGGCAAATGTGAATGGTGGTGCAGTAATTGGAACCAAGTGTTGTAGTTCATGTATGTTTGACTTGGCCATGCCCGCAATAAGGCCACTTCATACGTAACATTAGTTGCCATCTCTTCACTTCTCTGTTTTCTTTAGAATGAACAAAATTTTTGTTAGtctattttttttgtgaatattttggcTACTCCTTTGGACTGAATAAATTTTGAACTTGCTTTCGTTTTCACTTAGCAATTAAGATTTTTTCCTGATTGTTTGTAGCCAATGATTTTGACTAAGCAGTTTGTTTGATATTTACATTAGTTGATTACTATTACAACCCAAAGTGCAGAGTTATACTGGATTGTTTTATGGACTTTGTTAAATTGTTGTGAAAGTGTAAACGTTTCTTGGACGAGGTGCACAACCATCAGATTTTGAAGCCGCCATTTAAgtgggagttttttttttttttttttggcatgtatACCCTACTTCGGATAACTTCAGACATACGGTGTTTGAAGTTATTCTTGACAAAGTCTAACTTCACATATaatgtttaaaattttatatggCTGAAGTTCATTCATTTTTGCCTCATCCAGCAATTATTGCTTGAATTCCAATCATATATAACTGAAGTTTAGCCATCTTTTCCTGAACTGCAGCCACATTTTTGATTCAGTCATTTTTGGCTCGAACTTCAACCACACAAAATGTGACTTAACATCATAAATACATGAATTTCACTCATATGTAACTAGGGGTGTGCATTCGGTTTCGGTTCGGGTTTACGTtattcggtttcgatttttcgattttcgatTTCTAAAAACTACAATCCAACCCGAACCAAAATACGTTTGGAttggttcggttcgatttttctCTATTCGGCTATGTTATTTTCGGTTTAGTTATTCGATTGCATCATATAAGATAATTAACATAATCAAAATGacgaaaaagaataaatattatAGAGAATGAGAAGTAATCATGTCATATCtcttaaatatattttctacTATAAGTCACATagtaaaactttaaaaatacaatatttaaaagtatataaatacatgttcatAACCTAAAGATTGAGAATGAGTCATTGTATACTCTAATACAAATAGCCACTAAGTAAGAAAGGATGAAAGTGATTAAACACTCAAACTCAAAATCCCTTAAAATGGAATATGTTAaatgaaaatgatatatatattattcgttttttcgatttttatttttgaaatcagaaatcaaaccaaaaatccaaattttttaattttccaatccgaaaccaaaccaaaaaaaccaaaaaaccaATCCAAAATGGTTCGATTTTGTCTGAAGTTAGATTTTGTCCGTATGGAATTGAATTTAAATTAACAGTCGATGGGAGACAATTTTCTTGGTGCTTTCATGAAGATACTGTTGTTGTGAGTCTCATGAAGATAATATTGTTTGGGACAATATTATCTTCTCAGGGTGTATCATTCCATTCTCAAAATAATATTTgggttttttaatttcttttcaattgCACATTACTCGCTAAAGAGTTTTTAAAGTTCAATGGGACATCTGtgattttatcttcttttttattatgtAGAGAAAACTGTTTGGCACACTGAGTATTAAGCCGTCAACTTATTACACTAATCCGACATCGAGAAAGTATATAGTTGGTTTAGTCTTTAATTATAAAAGCTAATCACGATTATACGCCAAGCCTTGTAACGTGGGTTTGTAACCAAGCAGGGCATTAAAGTGGTTGAATGTTGGTATAATTGGGCATAGTAAAAATGCAGAGTCGCGATAGGTCCTCCCTACTCTCGGCATGCACAGCTCTACATGAACTGTGCAAGcatttcaaaaatcaaattgagaatttggggttaaaaagcTCGAGGGGAACG is a window of Lycium ferocissimum isolate CSIRO_LF1 chromosome 12, AGI_CSIRO_Lferr_CH_V1, whole genome shotgun sequence DNA encoding:
- the LOC132039366 gene encoding protein FANTASTIC FOUR 1-like; translation: MHRLESSSNQGYGHDLADFIGVESCIDLQADINLESNTQYDGLKIKKRLQMKREKIDKEYPPPIPCLVHTENYPYSKIKMPWVMKRYTEDGRLIIKEEKVKHYEYLEAHRSDGRLTLRLIPLNNEVLRTHDDDDDDDDDDSENELVEDEKEVNIHDWEEKEKEKEEEELSDVNKSDEDSFQQRNGELKGENELANVNGGAVIGTKCCSSCMFDLAMPAIRPLHT